From Diaminobutyricibacter sp. McL0608, one genomic window encodes:
- a CDS encoding ATP-dependent DNA ligase, producing MGTLYYGGSTSTDEFDDRVLAHLQLAIVAKLRRGEPFVFSWDVEREKGSGSNAIWISPTIPLRFTYQAGRRGPINRSWVEALLKAANSVTGLRIVDEPVESVQSASRDDE from the coding sequence ATGGGAACTCTGTACTACGGCGGGTCGACGTCGACGGATGAATTCGACGATCGAGTCCTGGCGCACCTGCAGCTGGCGATCGTCGCCAAGCTTCGGCGCGGAGAGCCCTTCGTGTTCTCGTGGGATGTGGAGCGTGAGAAGGGCAGCGGATCGAACGCCATCTGGATCAGCCCGACCATCCCGCTGCGGTTCACCTACCAGGCTGGCAGACGCGGCCCGATAAACAGGTCTTGGGTGGAAGCATTGTTGAAGGCCGCGAACAGTGTCACGGGCCTGCGCATCGTCGACGAACCGGTGGAGAGCGTACAGTCGGCTTCGCGGGACGACGAGTGA
- a CDS encoding phosphatase PAP2 family protein, producing the protein MASASTDERGTMRRFHEKFIVEVRTVPASSRRNLYIIAGVLVVVGLVAFLVILDSIREGDGLSAIDRPVQGWLEGLRSPTLTVVMATIATVFGPIALPIIVLITTVWWGFAAKHAWRPLLLAASMIVGVVTVQILAPVIGRQRPPITSMLIGVDHTPSFPSGHVMGATDFLVITTYLVFSRRRNPVSTVVALIVAIVLAIATAASRVYLGYHWPTDALASMSLSLIVIGGAIAVDTWRTVRVEPAGRSR; encoded by the coding sequence ATGGCCTCAGCATCTACCGACGAGCGTGGAACGATGCGTCGTTTTCACGAGAAGTTCATCGTCGAGGTCCGAACGGTACCGGCGTCGTCTCGGCGCAACCTCTACATCATCGCGGGCGTTCTCGTCGTCGTCGGTTTGGTCGCCTTCCTCGTCATCCTGGATTCGATTCGCGAGGGGGACGGCCTTTCGGCGATCGACCGACCGGTGCAGGGGTGGCTCGAGGGACTGCGCTCGCCGACGCTGACGGTCGTAATGGCGACCATCGCGACGGTCTTCGGACCGATCGCCCTGCCGATCATCGTCCTCATCACCACCGTGTGGTGGGGCTTCGCCGCCAAACACGCCTGGCGACCGTTGCTCCTCGCCGCAAGCATGATCGTCGGCGTGGTGACAGTTCAGATCCTTGCCCCGGTCATCGGCCGTCAGCGACCGCCGATCACGTCGATGCTGATCGGCGTGGATCACACCCCGTCGTTTCCGTCGGGGCATGTGATGGGTGCGACCGACTTCCTCGTGATCACCACGTACCTGGTCTTCTCGCGTCGCCGTAACCCTGTGTCTACGGTGGTCGCGCTCATTGTGGCGATCGTCCTCGCGATCGCGACGGCCGCGAGCCGGGTCTATCTGGGTTATCACTGGCCGACCGACGCGCTCGCCTCAATGTCGCTCTCGCTGATTGTGATCGGCGGTGCGATCGCCGTTGACACGTGGCGGACCGTGCGGGTCGAGCCGGCCGGACGGTCGCGATGA
- a CDS encoding phosphatase PAP2 family protein → MSGDQSGASDTPQEAIKDVVESAAPGEVKIARLWWVVSGAGALLLVVLLAAVIFYREADKPFGFEVEWMGELVEARAPVWTIPALVFDWVGGGISSIVYVPLAIIGGLLIWRRPWGALYYAAAAVASVTITTIIKNLVGRPRPTEILVTPDFGSFPSGHSANAALIATTLGIIFLRTWVWIAGAVYTVLMMLSRTYLGAHWISDTVGGMLVGVGVAIIIWAPFALRLYRERRLPHPPVWVKVERHPG, encoded by the coding sequence ATGAGCGGGGACCAGTCGGGCGCGAGCGACACGCCACAAGAGGCGATCAAGGACGTCGTCGAAAGCGCGGCTCCCGGTGAGGTGAAGATCGCGCGATTGTGGTGGGTCGTCTCGGGTGCGGGAGCCCTCCTTCTCGTCGTGCTGCTGGCGGCAGTGATCTTCTACCGGGAGGCCGACAAGCCGTTCGGCTTCGAGGTCGAGTGGATGGGGGAGCTGGTCGAGGCGCGCGCCCCGGTTTGGACGATCCCGGCCCTGGTATTCGACTGGGTGGGCGGCGGAATCAGCTCGATCGTCTATGTGCCACTCGCGATCATCGGCGGGCTGCTGATCTGGCGGCGACCATGGGGAGCACTGTACTACGCGGCCGCTGCGGTCGCGAGCGTGACAATCACCACGATCATCAAGAATCTTGTGGGGCGCCCGCGACCGACGGAGATCCTCGTCACACCCGACTTCGGCTCCTTCCCCTCCGGCCACAGTGCCAACGCGGCGCTCATCGCCACGACCCTCGGAATCATCTTTCTGCGAACCTGGGTGTGGATAGCGGGTGCGGTCTACACCGTCCTGATGATGCTGAGCCGCACCTACCTCGGCGCCCACTGGATCTCGGATACCGTCGGCGGGATGCTCGTCGGGGTGGGCGTCGCGATCATCATCTGGGCGCCCTTCGCCTTACGGCTCTATCGTGAACGCAGACTCCCGCATCCGCCCGTCTGGGTCAAAGTGGAGCGGCATCCAGGTTAG
- a CDS encoding MarR family winged helix-turn-helix transcriptional regulator, with amino-acid sequence MAIRRDHARMHLQKRAEWAAEHGADGAPTTWPGGQWPPSGPWPGGGPWPVSHHHGGGPRGPGFGMGGPAHEHRGRHDRSLGRAARFRMLDALEAAERDGRALTISMIGEAIGVDQPRASRLVQEASDAGLVRRTADPADARRSIIELTAAGKAQIVEVRSARRSAVEDALASFTPDEAHTFAQLFNRFVGAWPRE; translated from the coding sequence GTGGCCATCCGACGTGACCACGCGCGCATGCACCTGCAGAAGCGCGCCGAGTGGGCGGCCGAGCACGGCGCCGACGGAGCGCCCACAACCTGGCCCGGCGGACAGTGGCCACCGTCCGGTCCCTGGCCCGGCGGCGGACCCTGGCCGGTCTCGCACCATCACGGCGGCGGCCCACGCGGACCCGGCTTCGGCATGGGCGGCCCCGCCCACGAGCACCGCGGCCGGCACGACCGATCCCTCGGCCGTGCCGCACGGTTCCGGATGCTCGACGCGCTCGAGGCGGCCGAACGCGACGGCCGGGCCCTCACCATCAGCATGATCGGCGAAGCGATCGGCGTCGACCAGCCGCGGGCGAGCCGGCTGGTGCAGGAAGCATCCGATGCCGGCCTCGTGCGACGCACGGCCGACCCGGCGGATGCGCGTCGCAGCATCATCGAGCTCACGGCGGCCGGCAAGGCCCAGATCGTGGAGGTGCGGTCCGCGCGACGGTCCGCGGTCGAGGATGCTCTGGCGAGCTTCACCCCGGACGAAGCCCACACCTTCGCCCAGCTGTTCAACCGTTTCGTCGGAGCGTGGCCGCGCGAATAG
- a CDS encoding serine/threonine-protein kinase — protein sequence MSRQQIDAPLLLDRYRPQRLLARGGSSLVFLATDENLSREVALKLFASGRDEYEARFRAELRVLASLRHHGVVSILDAGVDHSTPDDPRPFLVMELVDGDTLRTGMENRTMSTRRIGEVGFEVAEALEYVHTRGVIHRDVTPSNIMLVDYGTRFSRPRAQLTDFGIAIDSFTPQEVDRTMGTAAYLSPEQALNKPLTPASDIYSLGLVLLECFTGARAFPGSAVASAIQRLDADPDIPSTVPTQWQSLIRRMTDRDPAARPSSADVASAAREALRTMGASDDD from the coding sequence ATGAGCCGGCAGCAGATCGACGCACCCTTGTTGCTTGACCGCTACCGGCCCCAACGGCTCCTGGCTCGTGGTGGGTCCTCGCTGGTCTTCCTGGCCACCGATGAGAACCTCAGCCGCGAGGTCGCACTCAAGCTGTTCGCGTCGGGCCGCGACGAGTACGAGGCCCGTTTCCGGGCCGAACTGCGTGTCCTCGCGAGTCTCCGGCATCACGGTGTCGTCTCGATCCTCGACGCGGGTGTCGATCACTCGACACCTGACGACCCGCGGCCGTTCTTGGTCATGGAGCTGGTCGACGGCGATACTCTGCGGACCGGCATGGAGAACCGCACCATGTCGACGCGTCGCATCGGCGAGGTCGGGTTCGAGGTCGCGGAAGCGCTCGAGTACGTGCACACCCGGGGCGTCATCCATCGCGACGTCACCCCGTCCAACATCATGCTCGTCGACTACGGCACGCGGTTCTCCCGCCCTCGAGCGCAGCTCACCGATTTCGGCATCGCGATCGATTCCTTCACACCGCAAGAGGTCGATCGCACTATGGGAACCGCCGCCTATCTCAGCCCCGAACAGGCCCTGAACAAACCACTCACTCCGGCGTCGGACATCTACTCGCTGGGGCTCGTGCTCCTCGAATGCTTCACCGGGGCGCGCGCTTTTCCCGGATCGGCAGTCGCATCCGCGATACAGCGACTCGATGCGGATCCTGACATACCGAGTACCGTGCCGACGCAATGGCAGAGCCTGATTCGCAGGATGACCGACCGCGACCCGGCAGCACGACCATCGTCCGCCGATGTGGCGAGCGCCGCTCGCGAGGCGCTCCGCACGATGGGGGCGAGCGACGACGACTGA
- a CDS encoding dihydrofolate reductase family protein, which translates to MGKLIYSGTTSLDGYLNDADGSFAWSAPDEEVHSFVNDKVRPVGTYLFGRRMYEVMRVWETLDTAGEPEVMADFAGIWRDSDKIVYSSTLDATSTSRTRLERSFDVDEIARMKTASDRDLCVGGAGLAATAIRAGLVDEYHQYLAPIIVGGGTRFYPDDALVELELLEEHRFTSGVVYVRYRPRR; encoded by the coding sequence ATGGGGAAACTGATCTACTCCGGCACCACGTCCCTCGACGGGTATCTCAACGACGCAGACGGCTCCTTCGCCTGGAGCGCACCCGACGAGGAGGTGCACTCCTTCGTCAACGACAAGGTGCGCCCGGTCGGCACCTACCTCTTCGGCCGCCGTATGTACGAGGTGATGCGCGTCTGGGAGACGCTCGACACCGCCGGCGAGCCGGAGGTGATGGCCGACTTCGCGGGAATCTGGCGCGACTCCGACAAGATCGTCTACTCGTCGACGCTGGACGCGACGTCCACGTCACGCACCCGTCTCGAGCGATCCTTCGACGTGGACGAGATCGCCCGGATGAAGACGGCTTCCGACCGCGACCTGTGCGTCGGAGGGGCCGGGCTCGCGGCCACCGCCATTCGCGCAGGGCTGGTCGACGAGTACCACCAGTACCTGGCGCCGATCATCGTCGGCGGTGGAACGCGGTTCTACCCCGACGACGCCCTGGTCGAGCTGGAGCTGCTCGAGGAGCACCGTTTCACGAGCGGCGTGGTGTACGTCCGCTACCGTCCGCGCCGCTGA
- a CDS encoding DUF1206 domain-containing protein — protein sequence MDTSANAATAAARATVNNPGLRLLARIGYVASGVLHALIGLLAIAVARGAAGTEADQSGALAQVAQTPGGVFVLWLLVIGLAALGLWLVVSAFLSRMGDPKKRVAHFVNNFVKGIAYIALSLTALVFALGGSTSSASSTGDLSARLMSSPGGIFAIAAIGVAIVGVGAYFLVKGIGRGFKKDITVPQGRAGRVVVVLGIFGYVAKGIALGVVGILFVVAAASANPAKADGLDAGLKTLAALPYGFAILIVVGVGLIAYGAYCIVRARFAHL from the coding sequence ATGGACACGAGTGCGAACGCCGCAACGGCGGCGGCACGAGCAACAGTCAACAATCCCGGCCTGCGGTTGCTCGCACGGATCGGCTACGTGGCCTCGGGCGTTCTGCACGCTTTGATCGGGCTGCTCGCGATCGCAGTAGCGCGCGGCGCTGCCGGCACGGAGGCGGACCAATCCGGTGCGTTGGCTCAGGTGGCCCAGACCCCTGGCGGCGTCTTCGTTCTGTGGCTACTGGTGATCGGATTGGCTGCCCTGGGCCTCTGGCTGGTCGTGAGCGCCTTCTTATCCCGCATGGGTGACCCGAAGAAACGAGTGGCGCACTTCGTCAACAACTTCGTGAAGGGCATCGCCTATATTGCCCTGTCCTTGACAGCGCTGGTCTTCGCGCTCGGCGGCTCGACCAGCAGCGCGTCGAGCACCGGCGACCTCAGCGCCCGCCTGATGTCCTCCCCTGGTGGAATATTCGCTATCGCAGCAATCGGCGTCGCCATCGTCGGCGTCGGCGCCTACTTCCTCGTCAAAGGCATCGGCCGTGGGTTCAAGAAAGACATCACGGTCCCTCAGGGCAGGGCAGGCAGAGTCGTCGTCGTCCTGGGAATCTTCGGCTACGTCGCAAAGGGCATCGCTCTGGGAGTGGTTGGAATTCTCTTCGTCGTCGCAGCAGCGAGCGCGAATCCGGCCAAGGCGGACGGCCTCGATGCCGGATTGAAGACTCTCGCGGCCCTGCCATACGGCTTCGCGATTCTGATCGTGGTCGGCGTCGGCCTCATCGCCTACGGGGCGTACTGCATCGTCCGCGCCCGATTCGCGCATCTCTGA
- the idi gene encoding isopentenyl-diphosphate Delta-isomerase translates to MADTIEEVVLVDDAGTAIGVADKATVHGTDTLLHLAFSCHVFDGEGRILVTRRALAKRTWPGVWTNSFCGHPAPGEPMETAIARRAADELGITLDNLTVALPDFRYRAVDAAGVVENEICPVFTATTADPLAPSPEEVMEWQWVEARTLISAVEATPWAFSPWLTLQLPQLYAGEIESDQL, encoded by the coding sequence ATGGCCGACACGATCGAAGAGGTAGTCCTGGTCGACGACGCGGGAACAGCCATCGGCGTGGCCGACAAGGCGACCGTGCACGGCACGGACACCCTTCTGCACCTCGCATTCTCATGCCATGTGTTCGACGGCGAGGGGCGCATCCTCGTCACCCGGCGCGCGCTCGCCAAACGCACCTGGCCCGGAGTATGGACGAACTCGTTCTGCGGCCACCCCGCCCCCGGCGAACCAATGGAAACGGCGATCGCACGTCGCGCCGCCGACGAGCTCGGCATCACGCTGGACAACCTGACGGTCGCACTTCCCGACTTCCGCTACCGGGCTGTGGATGCGGCCGGGGTTGTGGAGAACGAGATCTGCCCGGTGTTCACCGCGACCACGGCGGATCCTCTCGCTCCCTCCCCCGAGGAAGTCATGGAATGGCAGTGGGTGGAGGCGCGCACGCTGATTTCGGCCGTAGAAGCCACTCCGTGGGCGTTCAGCCCGTGGTTGACCCTCCAATTGCCGCAACTGTATGCGGGCGAGATCGAGTCGGATCAGCTCTGA
- a CDS encoding diacylglycerol/lipid kinase family protein — protein sequence MPTSNPQPRAAVVYNPTKVDEAEIRRAIADEPGSAGWAPTLWIATTEDDPGSGQTKRALAEGASVVLAAGGDGTVRAVVEALADTDVPLAILPAGTGNLLARNLDLTIDDLAESVRIAFTGADRRIDVVRIDIRREDNAITHHAFVVMAGLGLDAKMLAKTDEELKARVGWLAYAQAIIRALRDSHQLRLRYSLDGDKQQAVRAHTLIVGNCGTLTGNIVLLPDAEVDDGLFDLVMMRPQDLLGWLQIVGKVFWENGVLRRTEVGRLFTTKDVHALRYLRGKELRVRFSKPEEIELDGDGLGYATAIKTWIAPGALAVRLPNQTS from the coding sequence GTGCCCACATCCAACCCCCAGCCTCGAGCGGCCGTCGTCTACAACCCGACAAAAGTGGACGAGGCCGAGATCAGACGGGCGATCGCCGACGAGCCCGGGTCGGCGGGATGGGCGCCGACCTTGTGGATTGCGACCACCGAGGACGATCCCGGATCAGGTCAGACGAAGCGCGCGCTGGCCGAGGGTGCCTCTGTCGTGCTGGCGGCGGGCGGCGATGGCACCGTGCGCGCTGTGGTCGAAGCTCTGGCCGACACCGACGTTCCCTTGGCGATCCTGCCCGCCGGCACGGGCAACCTGCTCGCCCGGAACCTGGATCTGACCATCGACGATTTGGCCGAGTCCGTACGAATCGCCTTCACGGGCGCGGATCGGCGCATCGATGTCGTCCGTATCGATATCCGCCGAGAGGACAACGCGATCACCCACCATGCCTTCGTCGTCATGGCCGGCCTGGGACTCGACGCCAAGATGCTGGCCAAGACCGACGAGGAGTTGAAGGCGCGAGTCGGATGGCTCGCCTACGCCCAGGCGATCATCCGCGCCTTGCGCGATTCGCACCAGCTCCGGCTCCGGTACTCGCTCGACGGTGACAAGCAACAAGCCGTCCGTGCGCACACACTCATCGTCGGGAACTGCGGAACCCTGACCGGAAACATCGTCCTTCTCCCCGATGCCGAAGTCGATGACGGACTCTTCGACCTTGTGATGATGCGACCGCAGGATCTCCTCGGCTGGCTTCAGATCGTCGGCAAAGTGTTCTGGGAGAACGGGGTGCTCCGCCGCACCGAGGTCGGGCGACTTTTCACAACGAAAGACGTCCACGCTCTCCGCTACCTCAGGGGCAAGGAGTTGCGCGTGCGCTTCAGCAAGCCGGAAGAGATCGAACTCGACGGGGACGGCCTCGGGTATGCGACCGCCATCAAGACGTGGATCGCGCCGGGCGCCCTCGCCGTGCGCCTGCCGAACCAGACATCCTGA
- the dcd gene encoding dCTP deaminase — translation MLLSDRDIKAELGAGRISLEPYEEGMIQPSSIDVRLDRFFRLFDNHKYPFIDPAEDQPDLTHLVEVDPEQPFILHPGEFVLGSTFELVSLPDDVAARLEGKSSLGRLGLLTHSTAGFIDPGFSGHVTLELSNVATLPIKLWPGMKIGQMCFFRLSSAAEKPYGSSEYSSRYQGQRGPTASRSFLNFHRTDVGSTEAGRPGN, via the coding sequence GTGCTTCTCTCAGATCGCGACATCAAGGCCGAGCTCGGTGCCGGGCGCATCTCTCTCGAGCCGTATGAAGAGGGGATGATCCAGCCGTCGAGCATCGACGTTCGGCTCGACCGGTTCTTCCGCCTCTTCGACAACCACAAGTACCCGTTCATCGACCCGGCAGAGGATCAGCCTGACCTCACGCACCTGGTCGAGGTCGACCCGGAGCAGCCGTTCATCCTGCACCCGGGCGAGTTCGTGCTCGGTTCGACGTTCGAGCTGGTCTCGCTTCCGGATGACGTGGCGGCACGCCTCGAAGGCAAGAGCTCGCTCGGACGCCTCGGTCTGCTCACGCACTCGACGGCGGGCTTCATCGACCCCGGTTTCTCGGGTCACGTCACACTGGAGCTGAGCAATGTGGCGACGCTTCCGATCAAGCTGTGGCCGGGAATGAAGATCGGGCAGATGTGCTTCTTCCGCCTGTCTTCGGCGGCCGAGAAGCCGTACGGGTCGAGCGAATACAGCTCGCGCTACCAGGGTCAGCGGGGCCCGACCGCCTCGCGGTCGTTCCTGAATTTCCACCGCACCGATGTCGGCTCGACTGAAGCGGGCCGCCCCGGCAACTGA
- a CDS encoding MFS transporter, whose protein sequence is MTDDTRPGDNGVPAVPASTDALVTKASPLFIDSSPDRVIPRGRIVAWALWDWGGAAFNAVITTFVFTVYLTGSLFVSPALATARDAETDVHGPAHAAVTAAEAPLSSGLGWGLAIAGIIVALLAPVLGQRTDGSGRRKLWLGINTGVVVLITALMFFVKGEPGYFLFGVTLLAIGTIFYEIATVNYNAMLVQVSTPKTVGKVSGFGWGAGYLGGIVLLLIVYFGLVVESSSAPGTGGLLHVSEADGLNIRIIALIAAAWTLIFSLPVLFAVPEIPANRRAVRVGFFQSYAVLVRDVGRLWKQSRNTVLFLIASAFFRDGLVGVFTFGGILAAGTFGFSSGQVIIFAIAANVVAGVSTIISGRFDDRFGAKPVIVTSLVGLIVAGLAVFFAHDLGATAFWIGGLVLCLFVGPAQSCSRTFLARLTPAGHEGEVFGLYATTGRAVSFLAPLLFATFVAVGGAQFWGILGIVLVLAIGLALLIPVKSGPTRLARAAEAA, encoded by the coding sequence ATGACCGACGACACCAGGCCGGGAGACAACGGAGTCCCCGCTGTGCCAGCAAGCACCGACGCGCTCGTCACGAAGGCGTCGCCCCTTTTCATCGACTCCTCGCCGGACCGCGTGATCCCCCGCGGACGCATCGTCGCGTGGGCGCTCTGGGACTGGGGCGGCGCCGCGTTCAACGCGGTCATCACCACGTTCGTGTTCACCGTGTACCTGACCGGCAGCCTGTTCGTGAGCCCGGCACTCGCCACGGCGCGGGATGCGGAGACGGATGTGCACGGCCCGGCGCACGCGGCCGTCACCGCCGCAGAGGCTCCCCTTTCGAGCGGGCTGGGATGGGGTCTCGCGATCGCGGGGATCATCGTCGCTCTGCTGGCCCCGGTCCTCGGGCAGCGCACCGACGGGTCCGGACGCCGCAAACTCTGGCTCGGCATCAACACGGGCGTCGTCGTGCTCATCACCGCGCTGATGTTCTTCGTCAAAGGCGAGCCGGGCTACTTCCTCTTCGGTGTCACCCTTCTTGCGATCGGGACGATCTTCTACGAGATCGCGACCGTCAACTACAACGCGATGCTCGTGCAGGTCTCCACACCGAAGACCGTCGGCAAGGTCAGTGGCTTCGGCTGGGGCGCCGGCTACCTCGGCGGGATCGTGCTGCTCCTCATCGTCTACTTCGGCCTCGTCGTCGAGAGTTCCTCGGCCCCTGGCACCGGCGGCCTGCTGCACGTGAGCGAGGCGGACGGGTTGAACATCCGGATCATCGCCCTGATCGCCGCCGCCTGGACCCTGATCTTCTCGCTGCCGGTGCTCTTCGCCGTGCCGGAGATCCCGGCCAACCGCCGTGCCGTGCGTGTCGGGTTCTTCCAGTCGTACGCCGTGCTCGTGCGCGATGTCGGCCGGCTGTGGAAGCAGAGCCGCAATACAGTGCTCTTCCTGATCGCGAGCGCATTCTTCCGGGACGGCCTGGTCGGTGTCTTCACGTTCGGCGGGATCCTCGCGGCCGGGACGTTCGGCTTCTCGAGCGGCCAGGTCATCATCTTCGCGATCGCCGCCAACGTCGTCGCCGGCGTCAGCACGATCATCTCCGGACGTTTCGACGACCGCTTCGGCGCCAAACCGGTGATCGTGACGTCGCTGGTCGGCCTCATCGTCGCCGGTCTCGCCGTGTTCTTCGCCCATGATCTCGGCGCGACCGCCTTCTGGATCGGCGGCCTCGTGCTCTGCCTGTTCGTCGGCCCGGCGCAGTCGTGCAGCCGCACGTTCCTCGCGCGCCTGACCCCTGCCGGTCACGAGGGCGAAGTGTTCGGGCTGTATGCGACGACCGGGCGTGCCGTCAGTTTTCTGGCGCCGCTGCTCTTCGCCACGTTCGTCGCCGTCGGAGGCGCACAGTTCTGGGGCATCCTCGGGATCGTCCTCGTACTGGCGATCGGTCTGGCGCTGCTCATCCCCGTGAAGTCGGGCCCGACGCGCCTTGCGCGGGCAGCCGAGGCGGCATAA
- a CDS encoding slipin family protein, whose protein sequence is MVVFYIVLTIVIVVVIILLAASIRVVKQYERGVVLRFGRLSGVREPGLRFIIPFVDVMHRVSLRIVTLPIQSQGIITRDNVSVGVSAVAYYRVVDPVKSVIGVENVFAAIEQIAQTTLRKVVGQHSLDETLAETDALNLNIRRILDLLTLDWGVEVTLVELKDILLPESMKRAMAKQAEAEREKRGKIIAAEGESLAAAKLGDASDIMMEHPLALQLRNLQTLVEIGVDKNTLVVFPAPLMSTIGELGNFLARENSASELHGGGGKDDATPAASGRPEAAPPLTDAA, encoded by the coding sequence ATGGTTGTGTTCTATATCGTCCTCACGATCGTCATCGTTGTGGTGATCATCCTGCTGGCCGCGTCGATCCGTGTCGTCAAGCAGTACGAGCGCGGTGTGGTGCTGCGGTTCGGCAGGCTGAGCGGAGTGCGCGAGCCCGGGCTGCGGTTCATCATCCCGTTCGTCGACGTGATGCATAGGGTGTCGCTGCGCATCGTGACGCTGCCCATCCAGTCGCAGGGCATCATCACCCGCGACAACGTGAGCGTCGGAGTGTCGGCTGTCGCCTACTACCGCGTCGTCGACCCGGTCAAGTCGGTGATCGGCGTGGAGAACGTGTTCGCCGCGATCGAGCAGATCGCGCAGACCACGCTGCGCAAAGTGGTCGGCCAGCACAGCCTCGACGAGACGCTTGCCGAGACCGATGCGCTGAACCTGAACATCCGCCGGATCCTCGACCTGCTCACGCTCGACTGGGGCGTCGAGGTGACGCTCGTCGAACTCAAGGACATCCTGCTGCCGGAATCGATGAAACGCGCGATGGCGAAGCAGGCCGAAGCCGAGCGCGAGAAGCGCGGCAAGATCATCGCCGCCGAAGGAGAGTCACTGGCTGCCGCGAAGCTCGGCGATGCGTCGGACATCATGATGGAGCATCCGCTCGCCCTGCAGTTGCGCAACCTGCAGACCCTCGTCGAGATCGGCGTCGACAAGAACACGCTCGTCGTGTTCCCCGCGCCGCTCATGTCGACGATCGGCGAGCTCGGGAACTTCCTGGCCCGAGAGAACTCGGCCAGCGAGCTGCACGGGGGTGGCGGCAAAGACGACGCCACCCCTGCTGCATCGGGGAGGCCGGAGGCGGCACCCCCGCTGACAGACGCCGCCTGA
- the ppk2 gene encoding polyphosphate kinase 2, whose amino-acid sequence MSADQSVLERAKNTGGVTKAAYKAELEQLQTELVAMQRWVAATGARVLVIFEGRDAAGKGGAIKRVIQRLNPRSARVVALPVPSEREKGQWYFQRYIARLPAAGEIVLMDRSWYNRAGVEHVLGYCAPEEYDRFMRQVPSLERMLVEDGVMLFKYWFSVSDDEQQKRFKSRLKDPMRRWKLSETDLLSITKWEEYSRAKDDMFKVTDIPEAPWWTVESDDKKSARLNMISHLLTQIPYEKVALKKLKLPERPSADDYERPAPELYKYVPDRAADLDRNSKAGQ is encoded by the coding sequence ATGTCGGCAGACCAGAGCGTACTCGAACGGGCCAAGAACACAGGCGGCGTGACGAAGGCTGCGTATAAAGCAGAACTCGAGCAGCTCCAGACAGAGCTGGTGGCCATGCAACGATGGGTCGCAGCCACTGGTGCGCGCGTCCTCGTCATCTTCGAAGGACGGGATGCCGCGGGCAAGGGCGGTGCGATCAAACGGGTCATCCAGCGGCTCAATCCTCGATCCGCCCGCGTCGTCGCGCTCCCTGTTCCGAGCGAACGCGAGAAGGGGCAGTGGTACTTTCAGCGCTACATCGCGCGGCTCCCTGCAGCGGGCGAAATCGTGTTGATGGACCGGTCCTGGTACAACCGGGCAGGCGTCGAGCATGTCCTGGGCTATTGCGCCCCCGAGGAGTACGACCGTTTCATGCGGCAGGTTCCCTCGCTGGAGCGGATGCTGGTCGAGGACGGCGTCATGCTGTTCAAGTATTGGTTCTCGGTGTCCGACGACGAGCAACAGAAGCGGTTCAAGTCTCGACTCAAAGACCCGATGCGCAGGTGGAAACTTTCCGAGACGGACCTGCTTTCGATCACGAAGTGGGAAGAATACTCGCGGGCCAAAGACGACATGTTCAAGGTGACGGACATCCCTGAGGCGCCGTGGTGGACGGTTGAGAGCGATGACAAGAAGTCGGCCCGCCTCAACATGATCAGTCATCTGCTGACCCAGATCCCCTACGAGAAGGTGGCGCTGAAGAAGTTGAAGCTGCCTGAACGGCCTTCAGCAGACGACTATGAACGCCCCGCCCCTGAGCTGTACAAGTACGTTCCCGACCGCGCCGCCGACCTCGACCGAAACTCAAAGGCGGGTCAATGA